The sequence GCGACTCGCTGTAGCGGAACAGGTCCATCCAGTGGCGCGCCCACCGTTCGCCGAAGTGGGGCGATCCCAGGTAGCGGTCGACCAGGTCCGCCCACGCCGTCGGTGACCGGTCGGCGGTGAAGCGCGCGATCTCGGCCGGCGTGGGGGGCAGGCCGCGCAGGTCGAACGACAGCCGCCGGACGAGCGCCGCGCGGTCAGCGTCGCCGGCCGGGCTGAGTCCTGCGGCCTCGAGCCGCGCCAGGATGTACCGATCCTCTACCGTCGCCGGCCAGGCCTCGTCACGGACGGCCGGCGGCCCCGTCGCATCGACCGGCTGCCACGCCCAGTGCGTTGTGCGGCGCGCTTCGAGGTCGAACGGCTCGGAGGGATCGGGGGTGTCGGCCGCGGCGCGGGCCGTCGGCCAGGGAGCGCCCATCTCAACCCAGCGGGCGACGGTCTCGATCTCGGCGGCTTCGAGCGCGCCGGTCGGCGGCATCAGGACCGGGCGGCCGTGCAGCCGCTGCACGATCGGGCTGTCAGCCGGGCGGCCGGGAACAAGCGCCGGACCCGTATCGCCACCCTCCAGCATCGACTCGCGGCTGTCGAGCCGCAGACCGCCGAACGGCGTCGCGACGCTGGCGCTGTGGCAGGCGTAGCAGTTGTTGGCGAGGAGCGGACGGATCGTGGTCTCGAAGAACTCCGCCTGCTCCGCCGTGGGTGGCTGCACGGCCGGCGCCTGGGCCGCGGCCAGCCCAGCCGCGCCCGCGAATGCCGTCGCCACGGCCAGTGCCTGCTTCAGAAGCATCTCGGGCCAGTTGAATGCTGCCAGAGGGGCAATGTACTACCGCCGCCAAGTGGGAGCAAACCGTGCCCGGCGCCAAAAAAAGAGCGGGCGTCCCATGCGCCTCGTCATGGAACGCCCACCCGAAAGGGCTCCGCGGACAGGAGGGACAGTCCGCAGGCCCAAACTCGCGCTTGCAGTCATTGACGACGACGATTGCGAAAACGTTCAATCTGCCTCTCGCGCCGCTCTTCGAGTCGCTCCCGGCGACGCTCCTGCAACTCGTGCACCTCCTCGCGCTGCTCCGCCGTCAGAACCTCCAGAATGTCGGCGCGGAGCCGGGCCCGCCGGACCAGCGCGTCGGCCTCGAGTGAGGCAACGGCGGCGGCCAACTCCCGGATCCGGCCTTCCTCCACCGACTCGCCGCGCATCGCGTCCCGCAGTTCCCGCCGCGCATCGCGCATCGGCTCGCGCGCCTCGGCGGCCGCTTCCCGCGCCTCATCGCGGATCCGATCGATCCGTTCCTCCTGCGCATCGCTCAGATCGAGCCGTCGGAGCGGGAGCAGCCCGGCCCGGCCGGGACCTCCGCGGGCGCCGGGACGGAAGCCGCGCCGTTGCGTCTCGACGGCCGCCGCCGTCTCTTCCTCCGCAGACGCCGGCTCGCCGAACCACGCGAATCCGCCCTGCGTCAGGACCATCGTGACCCCCAGGGCAACGACCGCTCCCAGAACCTGCTTTCGTGTAACGTGCTTTCTCATCGTGTGCCTCCTTCCGTGCTGCCGTGCATCCTGTGCTTACCGACTGGTCCCGGGGAGCGATTCTTCCCGGTGAATCGACGGGAATAACGAAGGAGAAGCCGCGGTCTATGGAGAACGCCAGCGCGATACGGAACCATGATGATGATGACTGGCGTCGAGAGCGAACGATGGACGGTCGGGACGAGCCTGGCAGTGGCAAGCGCCTGGCCCGATGCCGGACGGCGCGACCGAACTAGGGTGACGACTGACAAGGCCGTCTGGGCGGCCGATCCAGCCGATGCCGAGCGCGTCGATCCGGATCGCGCCGACGTGGAGGCGGCGCGCGGCGGCGATGCCGGTGCGTTCGAGGCGTTGGTGATTCGTTACCAGGCGCGCATCGTCAGCTTCGCGGCAGCCATCGTGCACGACACGGGCGCGGCCGAAGACGTGGCGCAGGAAGCGTTCATTCGGGCTTGGAAGGGCCTGCGGAGTTTTCGGGGCGATAGCGCGTTCAAGACCTGGCTGTACAAGATCGCATCCAACGCCGCGCGGACGCATCTCGAGCGGCACGTCCGGCAGGCGCGCGTCGGCAGCGAGAGCCTGGACGACGAGGAGGCCGCGCTCCGCGCGGATGAGGTGCCGTCGGGGGCGACCGGCGTCGAGGAGACGTTGACCACCCGCGAAGCGATAGACGGCGCCCTGGCACAGTTGCCAGAGGACTGGCGGCTGGCGGTCGTGCTGCGCGACATCGAGGGACTCGACTACAAGGAGATCGCGGAGGTGACCGGCGCGCCGATCGGCACGGTCGAGTCGCGT comes from Acidobacteriota bacterium and encodes:
- a CDS encoding periplasmic heavy metal sensor; the encoded protein is MRKHVTRKQVLGAVVALGVTMVLTQGGFAWFGEPASAEEETAAAVETQRRGFRPGARGGPGRAGLLPLRRLDLSDAQEERIDRIRDEAREAAAEAREPMRDARRELRDAMRGESVEEGRIRELAAAVASLEADALVRRARLRADILEVLTAEQREEVHELQERRRERLEERRERQIERFRNRRRQ
- a CDS encoding sigma-70 family RNA polymerase sigma factor translates to MTGVESERWTVGTSLAVASAWPDAGRRDRTRVTTDKAVWAADPADAERVDPDRADVEAARGGDAGAFEALVIRYQARIVSFAAAIVHDTGAAEDVAQEAFIRAWKGLRSFRGDSAFKTWLYKIASNAARTHLERHVRQARVGSESLDDEEAALRADEVPSGATGVEETLTTREAIDGALAQLPEDWRLAVVLRDIEGLDYKEIAEVTGAPIGTVESRIFRARRRLRPLLCTVR